A genomic window from Pseudogulbenkiania sp. MAI-1 includes:
- a CDS encoding SNF2-related protein — protein MTDLFSDPIEPALTPAHQALLSVLALLPGGETKANLLTLLHRAEVHDDHGKALDSVRLGTLLAELENRQWIVRTPGLPFRLAPAARTAALLPLLQDRRELARWSKLLPEHLGSRQASWGAADLAQCQLQLWLAVLGGQARPAQRWLAQLHELQQRAGQTPPSPAKRLFADAAGRALFDGLADDVQVMLLLDYLPEACWRFDGFRHGYDYALSRWDSGYSDWEELAEWLLRQALWRGDGERVAQFGRIGNSLGGALSALLLQGSYGAALAHLDAWREQRKAETRQRKLDLPAELHALYCLALLGAADPARQAELKQAIQHGIKHNLGQSYALLQHLVALQEGVAVPAYLGLPEQIHLAGLDGLMLALALYWLDARQATTRGWQATLHAFRERMHQEGYQRVVEELEVLLERQFGEPRSTPDWHSRHGARPLLDVYQRREAWQHALTALFSLAPGKAGEARPASENPTRLAWFVSAARHGVLLEPREQKLGAKGQWSKGRAVALKRLQDEADSYDYLLEQDRNVIRHIQRSYDGYYGGSSYELDGEKALPALVGHPALFWADAPDVRIDIVAGQVALQLKESGAHIQLKLTPARVGPDSEVVWEKDTPTRLVVYPVSKEIRQIAAIVGKELTVPLAAKAQLMEAITRIAPLVPIHSDLPELAAHVATVPADTRLYAHLLPLEQGLRLQLLVRPLPGGAWCKPGQGMENLMGEVEGKALQTRRDLRQEKQALQALLDACPALAQADGDGQEWQLAEPQAALEVLSELQAMDPAMLECVWPEGERMRIKARRGLAQMKFGLKRQGDWFVLSGDVELDDGRVLQLRQLLELLQAGPGRFLKLGEQDWLALTDAMRRRLDELALLADHVGKDGAIRLSALTAPLLAELEQEAGQFEADAAWCEQLATLESLRDYQPKPPSTLLAELRDYQLEGYAWLSRLARWGVGACLADDMGLGKTVQTLALLLERAPAGPQLVVAPTSVALNWLAEAARFAPTLRVRFYQQQRALADLAPFDLVVTSYGLLQQDADAFAAVPWTSVVLDEAQAIKNAGTKRAQAALGLTAGFKLAASGTPVENHLGELWSLFRFLNPGLLGSQERFNQRFAIPVERGDKNARKALKALIQPFLLRRTKSQVLDELPPRTEITLKVPLSGEEMHLYEALRQQAVDKLDALGQDDSKPLKVLAEITRLRRFCCHPRLVLEDSPLAGSKLAAFAEIAEELLDNRHKALVFSQFVDHLAIVRGWLDERGIAYQYLDGATPPKERKARVDAFQAGEGELFLISLKAGGTGLNLTAADYVIHLDPWWNPAVEDQASDRAHRMGQQRPVTVYRLVAEHTIEEQIVALHAAKRDLADSLLEGGEISAKLNADALLQLLRGE, from the coding sequence ATGACCGACCTGTTTTCCGATCCCATCGAGCCCGCCCTCACTCCCGCCCACCAGGCGCTGCTGTCCGTGCTGGCGCTGCTGCCCGGCGGCGAGACCAAGGCCAACCTGTTGACGCTGCTGCATCGCGCCGAGGTGCACGACGACCACGGCAAGGCGCTCGACAGCGTCCGGCTCGGTACGCTGCTGGCCGAGCTGGAGAACCGGCAGTGGATCGTGCGCACCCCCGGCCTGCCCTTCCGCCTGGCGCCGGCGGCGCGCACCGCCGCGCTGTTGCCCCTGCTGCAGGACCGGCGCGAGCTGGCGCGCTGGAGCAAGCTGCTGCCCGAGCATCTCGGCAGCCGTCAGGCGAGCTGGGGAGCGGCCGACCTGGCGCAGTGCCAGTTGCAACTGTGGCTTGCCGTGCTCGGTGGCCAGGCCCGACCGGCGCAGCGCTGGCTCGCGCAACTGCATGAGTTGCAACAGCGTGCCGGGCAGACGCCGCCCTCGCCGGCCAAGCGGCTGTTCGCCGACGCCGCCGGGCGCGCGCTGTTCGACGGGCTGGCTGACGACGTGCAGGTGATGCTGCTGCTCGACTACCTGCCGGAAGCCTGTTGGCGTTTCGACGGCTTCCGCCACGGTTACGACTACGCGCTGTCGCGCTGGGACAGCGGCTACAGCGACTGGGAAGAACTGGCCGAATGGCTGCTGCGCCAAGCGCTGTGGCGCGGCGACGGCGAGCGGGTGGCGCAGTTCGGCCGCATCGGCAACAGCCTCGGCGGTGCGCTCAGCGCCCTGCTGCTGCAGGGCAGCTACGGCGCGGCGCTGGCCCATCTCGACGCCTGGCGCGAACAGCGCAAGGCAGAAACCCGGCAACGCAAGCTCGACTTGCCGGCCGAACTGCACGCGCTCTACTGCCTGGCCTTGCTGGGCGCGGCCGATCCGGCCCGCCAGGCCGAGCTGAAGCAGGCGATCCAGCACGGCATCAAGCACAACCTCGGCCAGAGCTACGCCCTGCTGCAGCACCTGGTAGCGCTGCAGGAAGGCGTGGCGGTGCCGGCTTACCTTGGTCTGCCCGAGCAGATCCACCTGGCCGGGCTGGACGGCCTGATGCTGGCGCTGGCGCTCTATTGGCTCGATGCCCGGCAGGCCACCACCAGGGGCTGGCAAGCCACGCTGCACGCCTTCCGCGAGCGCATGCATCAGGAAGGCTACCAGCGCGTGGTCGAAGAGCTGGAGGTGCTGCTGGAGCGGCAATTCGGCGAGCCCCGCAGCACGCCGGACTGGCACAGCCGGCACGGCGCGCGGCCATTATTGGATGTCTACCAGCGTCGCGAAGCCTGGCAGCATGCGCTCACCGCGCTGTTCTCGCTCGCCCCCGGCAAGGCAGGCGAAGCACGACCGGCGTCGGAAAACCCGACCCGGCTCGCCTGGTTCGTCAGTGCGGCACGCCACGGCGTGCTGCTCGAACCGCGCGAACAGAAGCTCGGCGCCAAGGGCCAATGGAGCAAGGGCCGCGCCGTGGCGCTCAAGCGGCTGCAGGACGAGGCCGACAGCTACGATTACCTGCTGGAACAGGACCGCAACGTCATCCGCCACATCCAGCGCAGCTATGACGGCTACTACGGCGGCTCCAGCTACGAACTCGACGGCGAAAAGGCGCTGCCGGCGTTGGTCGGCCATCCGGCGCTGTTCTGGGCCGACGCCCCCGACGTGCGCATCGACATCGTCGCCGGCCAGGTGGCGCTGCAGTTGAAGGAAAGCGGTGCCCACATCCAGCTCAAGCTGACCCCGGCCCGCGTCGGCCCCGACAGCGAAGTGGTGTGGGAAAAGGACACCCCGACGCGGCTGGTGGTCTACCCGGTCAGCAAGGAAATCCGCCAGATCGCCGCCATCGTCGGCAAGGAACTGACCGTGCCGCTGGCGGCCAAGGCGCAACTGATGGAGGCCATCACCCGCATCGCGCCGCTGGTGCCGATCCACTCCGATCTCCCCGAGCTGGCGGCCCACGTCGCCACCGTGCCGGCCGACACCCGGCTCTACGCCCACCTGCTGCCGCTGGAGCAGGGCCTGCGCCTGCAACTGCTGGTGCGACCGCTGCCCGGTGGCGCCTGGTGCAAGCCCGGCCAGGGTATGGAAAACCTGATGGGCGAGGTGGAGGGCAAGGCCCTGCAGACGCGCCGCGATCTGCGGCAGGAAAAGCAGGCGCTGCAAGCCCTGCTCGATGCCTGCCCGGCGCTGGCTCAAGCCGACGGCGACGGCCAGGAATGGCAGCTGGCCGAGCCGCAGGCGGCATTGGAAGTGCTGTCCGAATTGCAGGCGATGGACCCGGCCATGCTGGAGTGCGTCTGGCCGGAAGGTGAACGCATGCGCATCAAGGCACGCCGTGGCCTGGCCCAGATGAAGTTCGGCCTGAAACGGCAGGGCGACTGGTTCGTGCTCTCCGGCGATGTCGAACTCGACGACGGCCGTGTGCTGCAACTGCGCCAGCTGCTGGAACTGCTGCAGGCCGGCCCCGGACGCTTCCTCAAGCTCGGCGAGCAGGACTGGCTGGCGCTCACCGATGCCATGCGCCGTCGGCTCGACGAACTGGCGCTGCTGGCCGATCACGTCGGCAAGGACGGCGCCATCCGCCTCTCCGCCCTGACCGCCCCGCTCTTGGCCGAGCTGGAACAGGAGGCCGGCCAGTTCGAGGCCGACGCCGCCTGGTGCGAACAGCTCGCCACGCTGGAGAGCCTGCGCGACTACCAGCCCAAGCCGCCCTCCACGCTGCTGGCCGAACTGCGCGACTACCAGCTGGAAGGCTACGCCTGGCTGTCCCGGCTCGCGCGCTGGGGCGTGGGCGCTTGTCTTGCCGACGACATGGGGCTCGGCAAGACGGTGCAGACGCTGGCCTTGCTGCTCGAGCGCGCCCCGGCCGGGCCGCAGCTGGTGGTGGCACCGACCTCGGTGGCGCTCAACTGGCTGGCCGAAGCCGCCCGCTTCGCCCCGACGCTCCGAGTCCGCTTTTACCAGCAGCAGCGCGCGCTGGCCGACCTGGCCCCGTTCGACCTGGTGGTGACGAGCTACGGCCTGCTGCAGCAGGATGCCGACGCCTTCGCCGCGGTGCCGTGGACCAGCGTGGTGCTGGACGAGGCGCAGGCGATCAAGAACGCGGGTACCAAGCGCGCCCAGGCGGCGCTGGGCCTTACGGCCGGCTTCAAGCTCGCCGCCAGCGGCACCCCGGTGGAAAACCACCTGGGCGAGCTGTGGAGCCTATTCCGTTTCCTCAACCCCGGCCTGTTGGGCAGCCAGGAACGCTTCAACCAGCGCTTCGCCATCCCGGTCGAGCGCGGCGACAAGAACGCCAGGAAGGCGCTCAAGGCGCTGATCCAACCCTTCCTCCTGCGCCGTACCAAGAGCCAGGTGCTGGACGAACTGCCGCCGCGCACCGAGATCACCCTCAAGGTGCCGCTGTCCGGCGAGGAAATGCATCTCTACGAGGCGCTGCGCCAGCAGGCGGTGGACAAGCTCGACGCGCTGGGCCAGGACGACAGCAAACCGCTCAAGGTCTTGGCCGAAATCACCCGGCTGCGCCGCTTCTGCTGCCACCCGCGCCTGGTGCTGGAGGACAGTCCGCTCGCCGGCAGCAAGCTCGCCGCCTTCGCCGAGATCGCCGAGGAGCTGCTGGACAACCGCCACAAGGCGCTGGTGTTCAGCCAGTTCGTCGATCATCTCGCCATCGTGCGCGGCTGGCTCGACGAGCGCGGCATCGCCTACCAATACCTCGACGGCGCCACCCCGCCGAAGGAGCGCAAGGCACGCGTCGACGCTTTCCAGGCCGGCGAGGGAGAGCTGTTCCTGATCAGCCTCAAGGCCGGCGGTACCGGCCTCAACCTCACCGCCGCCGACTACGTCATCCACCTCGACCCGTGGTGGAACCCGGCGGTGGAAGACCAGGCCTCGGACCGCGCCCACCGCATGGGCCAGCAGCGCCCCGTCACCGTCTACCGGCTGGTGGCCGAGCACACCATCGAGGAACAGATCGTGGCGCTGCACGCCGCCAAGCGCGACCTGGCCGACAGCCTGCTGGAAGGCGGCGAGATCAGCGCCAAGCTCAATGCCGACGCACTGCTGCAGCTGCTCCGGGGGGAGTAA
- the hemL gene encoding glutamate-1-semialdehyde 2,1-aminomutase, producing the protein MSRNLELFERGKQVIPGGVNSPVRAFGQVGGTPRFVKRAAGAYFWDADDKQYLDYVGSWGPAILGHAHPEVVKAVQDAAVGGLSFGAPTEGEVEIAEEICKLLPSVEQLRLVSSGTEATMSAIRLARGFTGRDLIVKFEGCYHGHSDSLLVKAGSGLLTFGNPSSGGVPADCTKHTLVLQYNDVQQLADTFKEVGDQIACVILEPIAGNMNLIKPSAEFVQALRALTEQHGALLIYDEVMTGFRVALNCAQGLHSITPDLTTLGKVVGGGMPLAAFGGRADIMAKIAPLGNVYQAGTLSGNPLAVAAGLTTLKLIQQPGFHDTLSARSAKLAAGLAEAAREAGVAMSTDSVGGMFGFYFSDTVPTSYAEATRCDIARFKAFFHAMLDEGIYLAPSAYEAGFVSIAHTDALIDETIAAARRALAKI; encoded by the coding sequence ATGTCCCGCAATCTCGAACTGTTTGAACGTGGCAAGCAAGTGATCCCCGGCGGCGTCAACTCGCCGGTACGCGCCTTTGGCCAGGTCGGTGGCACGCCGCGCTTCGTCAAGCGCGCCGCAGGCGCCTATTTCTGGGATGCCGACGACAAGCAGTACCTCGACTACGTCGGCTCCTGGGGCCCGGCCATCCTCGGCCATGCCCATCCCGAGGTGGTCAAGGCGGTGCAGGACGCCGCCGTCGGCGGGCTGTCGTTCGGCGCGCCGACCGAGGGCGAGGTCGAGATTGCCGAGGAAATCTGCAAGCTCTTGCCGTCCGTCGAGCAGCTTCGTCTCGTCAGCTCCGGCACCGAGGCGACGATGAGCGCCATCCGCCTCGCGCGTGGTTTCACCGGGCGCGACCTGATCGTCAAGTTCGAGGGCTGCTACCACGGTCATTCCGACAGCCTGCTGGTGAAGGCCGGCTCCGGCCTGCTGACCTTCGGCAACCCGTCCTCCGGCGGCGTGCCGGCCGACTGCACCAAGCACACCCTGGTGCTGCAGTACAACGACGTGCAGCAGCTCGCCGACACCTTCAAGGAAGTCGGCGACCAGATCGCCTGCGTGATCCTGGAGCCGATCGCCGGCAACATGAACCTGATCAAGCCGTCGGCCGAGTTCGTCCAGGCCTTGCGCGCGCTGACCGAACAGCACGGCGCACTGCTGATCTACGACGAGGTGATGACCGGCTTCCGCGTGGCGCTGAACTGCGCCCAGGGCCTGCACAGCATCACGCCGGACCTGACCACGCTGGGCAAGGTGGTGGGCGGCGGCATGCCGCTGGCGGCATTCGGCGGCCGTGCCGACATCATGGCCAAGATCGCGCCGCTGGGTAACGTCTATCAGGCCGGCACGCTGTCCGGCAATCCACTGGCGGTGGCGGCCGGGCTGACCACGCTCAAGCTGATCCAGCAGCCGGGCTTCCACGACACGCTCTCCGCGCGCAGCGCCAAGCTGGCTGCGGGTCTCGCCGAGGCCGCGCGCGAGGCCGGCGTGGCGATGAGTACCGACAGCGTGGGCGGCATGTTCGGCTTCTACTTCAGCGATACCGTGCCGACCAGCTACGCCGAGGCGACTCGCTGCGACATCGCCCGCTTCAAGGCGTTCTTCCACGCCATGCTCGACGAAGGCATCTACCTGGCGCCGTCCGCCTACGAGGCCGGCTTCGTGTCGATCGCCCATACCGACGCGCTGATCGACGAGACCATCGCCGCGGCGCGCCGCGCGCTGGCGAAGATCTAA
- a CDS encoding CYTH domain-containing protein gives MGMEIERRFRVANDGWRGLAEGVRYRQGYLSVEKERTVRVRVVGEQAWLTLKGHVTDVSRHEFEYAIPLADAQTMLDRMCPMVVDKLRHRIEHGGFVWEVDEFFGENAGLVMAEIELPAEDTPFDKPAWLGEEVTHDGRYTNAYLSKNPYTRWPQE, from the coding sequence ATGGGAATGGAAATCGAGCGGCGCTTTCGCGTCGCCAACGACGGCTGGCGCGGGCTGGCCGAGGGCGTGCGTTACCGCCAGGGTTATTTGTCGGTGGAGAAGGAGCGCACGGTGCGCGTGCGCGTGGTCGGCGAGCAGGCTTGGCTCACGCTGAAGGGCCACGTCACCGACGTCTCACGCCACGAGTTCGAGTACGCCATCCCGCTCGCCGACGCCCAGACCATGCTCGACCGCATGTGCCCGATGGTGGTCGACAAGCTGCGCCACCGCATCGAACACGGCGGTTTCGTCTGGGAAGTGGACGAGTTCTTCGGCGAGAACGCCGGCCTGGTGATGGCCGAGATCGAACTGCCGGCCGAGGACACGCCGTTCGACAAGCCGGCCTGGCTCGGCGAGGAAGTCACCCACGACGGGCGCTACACCAACGCCTACCTGTCGAAGAATCCGTATACCCGCTGGCCGCAGGAATGA
- a CDS encoding CopD family protein: MAYLYLKAFHIFFVVAWFAGLFYLPRIFVNLAMAEHPAEYERLLMMMNKLYRFMTPLGVLALALGLWLMFGYGHSGGWLHAKLALVAGLVAYHGVCGRFCKAFAAHRNTRSHTWFRVFNELPVLVLLAVVILVVVKPF; this comes from the coding sequence TTGGCGTATCTCTATCTCAAGGCGTTCCACATCTTCTTCGTGGTGGCGTGGTTCGCCGGACTGTTCTACCTGCCGCGCATCTTCGTCAACCTGGCCATGGCCGAGCACCCGGCCGAGTACGAGCGGCTGCTGATGATGATGAACAAGCTCTACCGCTTCATGACCCCGCTCGGCGTGCTGGCGCTGGCGCTGGGCCTGTGGCTGATGTTCGGTTACGGCCACAGCGGTGGCTGGCTGCACGCCAAGCTGGCGCTGGTGGCCGGCCTGGTGGCCTACCACGGCGTCTGCGGGCGCTTCTGCAAAGCCTTTGCCGCGCACCGCAACACGCGCAGCCACACCTGGTTTCGCGTGTTCAACGAGCTGCCGGTGCTGGTGTTGCTGGCGGTGGTGATATTAGTGGTGGTCAAACCCTTCTGA
- a CDS encoding MmcQ/YjbR family DNA-binding protein: MKPEPAADLVAHLAELEQYALALPGASFDLKWQQCRVVSLENKMFALFLPDSVAYKVAAEDFLALTGLPGVRPAPYLARARWIQVSSLQGLALPDIKAGIAESRKLVLARLPKTLRLYYGA, encoded by the coding sequence GTGAAACCGGAACCCGCCGCCGACCTCGTCGCTCACCTCGCCGAACTGGAGCAATACGCGCTGGCCCTGCCCGGCGCCAGCTTCGACCTGAAGTGGCAGCAGTGCCGTGTGGTGAGCCTGGAAAACAAGATGTTCGCGCTGTTCCTGCCGGACAGCGTGGCCTACAAGGTGGCGGCCGAGGATTTCCTGGCGCTGACCGGCCTGCCCGGGGTGCGCCCAGCACCCTACTTGGCGCGGGCGCGCTGGATCCAGGTGAGCTCGCTGCAAGGCCTGGCTTTGCCCGACATCAAGGCCGGCATCGCCGAATCGCGTAAGCTGGTGCTGGCGCGTCTGCCGAAAACCCTTCGACTGTATTACGGGGCCTGA
- a CDS encoding M48 family metallopeptidase, with translation MSWKLSLLAVTLAAAAGCAQVSTTQSGAVGVERKQTMLLSSQEVEQASAKSYAQELNKVRSAGKLNSNPALTARVRNVANRLIAQTPVFRPDARTWRWEVNVADSPELNAYAMAGGKVMVYSGLITKLALTDDELAAVIGHEMAHALREHSREQMSQAYAQQMGLSVVGALAGLGQGAMDLASLAGDLALTKPKSRTMESEADVIGLELMARAGYNPNAAVSVWKKMLATGDGNGPEFLSTHPSGSSRIQELSARIPRVMPLYEAARKR, from the coding sequence ATGTCGTGGAAATTGTCGCTGTTGGCCGTTACCCTGGCCGCCGCCGCCGGCTGCGCCCAGGTCTCCACCACCCAGTCCGGGGCGGTGGGTGTGGAGCGCAAGCAGACCATGCTGCTGTCGTCGCAGGAGGTGGAACAGGCCTCCGCCAAGTCCTACGCGCAGGAACTGAACAAGGTGCGCAGCGCCGGCAAGCTCAACAGCAACCCCGCCCTGACCGCACGCGTGCGCAACGTCGCCAACCGCCTGATCGCGCAGACCCCGGTGTTCCGCCCCGACGCGCGTACCTGGCGCTGGGAAGTCAACGTCGCCGACTCGCCCGAGCTCAACGCCTACGCCATGGCGGGCGGCAAGGTCATGGTCTATTCCGGTCTGATCACCAAGCTCGCGCTCACCGACGACGAACTGGCCGCCGTGATCGGCCACGAGATGGCGCACGCGCTGCGCGAGCATTCGCGCGAGCAGATGAGCCAGGCTTACGCCCAGCAGATGGGGTTGTCGGTGGTCGGCGCCCTGGCCGGCCTGGGACAGGGCGCGATGGACCTGGCCTCGCTGGCCGGCGATCTGGCGCTGACCAAGCCCAAGAGCCGCACCATGGAGAGCGAGGCCGACGTCATCGGGCTGGAGCTGATGGCGCGTGCCGGCTACAACCCCAACGCCGCGGTCAGCGTGTGGAAGAAGATGCTGGCCACGGGCGACGGCAACGGCCCGGAATTCCTTTCCACCCACCCCTCCGGCAGCAGCCGCATCCAGGAGCTGTCGGCGCGCATTCCGCGCGTGATGCCGCTCTACGAGGCGGCGCGCAAGCGCTGA
- a CDS encoding rubredoxin: MRSWMCLICGFIYEEEAGRPEDGIPPGTRWEDVPVNWTCPDCDARKEDFEMVEF, from the coding sequence ATGCGCAGTTGGATGTGTCTCATTTGTGGTTTCATTTACGAGGAAGAGGCGGGCCGCCCCGAAGACGGCATCCCCCCGGGCACCCGCTGGGAAGACGTGCCGGTCAACTGGACCTGCCCGGACTGCGACGCCCGCAAGGAAGATTTCGAGATGGTCGAGTTCTGA
- the thiD gene encoding bifunctional hydroxymethylpyrimidine kinase/phosphomethylpyrimidine kinase gives MTTPSPLPAVLTLAGSDPSGGAGIQADILTLASLGCHPLSVITAITVQDTAGVNDFLVMEADWVNDQARCLLEDIPVAAFKIGMIGSVENVAVIAQLMADYPDIPLVYDPVLASDGGDDLTDDDLISALRDMLLPQVSVLTPNSIEARRLAANDPDEEDSLTLDDCAKRLLALGCEHVLITGTHENTREVINAHYNQDLKVRQHHWERLPERYHGSGCTLASAIAGMLAAGAPVEDAITDAQEYTYQTLLNAFRPGMGQYIPDRLFWAREVAEEESENGDGAQQTEEGDEIGHA, from the coding sequence TTGACCACTCCTTCCCCTCTGCCTGCCGTATTGACGCTGGCCGGTTCCGACCCCTCCGGGGGCGCCGGCATCCAGGCCGACATTCTGACGCTGGCGAGCCTCGGTTGCCACCCCTTGTCGGTGATTACCGCGATTACCGTGCAGGACACCGCCGGTGTCAACGACTTCCTCGTCATGGAGGCCGACTGGGTCAACGACCAGGCGCGCTGCCTGTTAGAGGACATCCCGGTCGCCGCGTTCAAAATCGGCATGATCGGCAGCGTCGAGAACGTGGCGGTGATCGCCCAACTGATGGCCGACTACCCCGACATCCCGCTGGTGTACGACCCGGTGCTGGCCAGCGACGGCGGCGACGACCTCACCGACGACGATCTGATCTCCGCACTGCGCGACATGCTGCTGCCGCAAGTCAGCGTGCTCACCCCGAACAGCATCGAGGCGCGCCGCCTGGCCGCCAACGACCCGGACGAGGAAGACAGCCTGACGCTCGACGACTGCGCCAAGCGACTGTTGGCGCTGGGCTGCGAGCACGTGCTGATCACCGGCACCCACGAGAACACGCGCGAGGTGATCAACGCCCACTACAACCAGGACCTCAAGGTGCGCCAGCACCACTGGGAGCGGCTGCCCGAGCGCTACCACGGCTCCGGCTGCACGCTGGCCTCGGCTATCGCCGGCATGCTGGCTGCCGGCGCGCCGGTGGAGGACGCCATCACCGACGCCCAGGAATACACCTACCAGACGCTGCTCAACGCCTTCCGTCCCGGCATGGGCCAGTACATCCCGGACCGGCTGTTCTGGGCACGTGAAGTGGCGGAAGAGGAAAGCGAGAACGGCGACGGCGCGCAGCAGACCGAAGAGGGAGACGAAATTGGCCACGCGTGA
- the thiE gene encoding thiamine phosphate synthase: protein MATREGLYAITPDTDDSERLIELVGDVLPHGVRLLQYRNKSQDPVRRLWQASLLASLCQSHGVTFIVNDDVELALSVGADGVHLGRDDAAIAAARARLGPDAVIGASCYDDLALAEAAVAAGASYVAFGAVFPSGTKPNAVRAPLELFGQAKRFGVPTVAIGGITPANAGEVVAAGADMLAVIGALFDAADPAQVAERLAATFRR from the coding sequence TTGGCCACGCGTGAGGGGCTGTACGCCATCACCCCGGACACCGACGACAGCGAGCGGCTGATCGAGCTGGTCGGCGACGTGCTGCCGCACGGCGTGCGCCTGCTGCAGTACCGCAACAAGAGCCAGGACCCGGTACGCCGGCTGTGGCAGGCCAGCCTGCTGGCCAGCCTGTGCCAGAGCCACGGCGTCACCTTCATCGTCAACGACGACGTGGAGCTGGCGCTGTCGGTCGGTGCCGACGGCGTGCACCTCGGCCGTGACGACGCCGCCATTGCCGCGGCACGCGCGCGGCTGGGGCCGGACGCGGTGATCGGTGCCTCGTGCTACGACGACCTCGCCCTGGCCGAGGCGGCGGTGGCGGCGGGGGCCAGCTACGTCGCCTTCGGCGCGGTGTTTCCGTCCGGCACCAAACCGAACGCGGTGCGCGCGCCGCTGGAATTGTTCGGCCAGGCCAAGCGGTTCGGCGTACCGACCGTCGCCATCGGCGGCATCACCCCGGCCAACGCCGGCGAGGTGGTCGCCGCCGGCGCCGACATGCTGGCGGTGATCGGCGCGCTGTTCGACGCCGCCGATCCGGCCCAGGTCGCCGAACGGCTAGCAGCCACGTTCCGGCGCTGA
- the waaA gene encoding lipid IV(A) 3-deoxy-D-manno-octulosonic acid transferase produces MIWRALYSGLWTLATPLIRRYLKKRARQAPAYLEHWDERFGRAVTPAATGAIWVHAVSVGETRAALPLVAALRRRWPDAPLLVTQMTPTGRATARSLYPDAEVRYLPYDYPGAVRAFLRSYRPRFGVLMETELWPNLIHAAHEQDVPLFLANARLSEKSLKGYRKVARLMAPALRRFRAIAAQTADDAGRLQQLGAVDVAVCGNTKYDFAPPEAALALGETFRQRIGARPVLVCASTRDGEEALILDVWRAAGERVGATLLVIVPRHPERFDRVAELAEATGFTVQRRSDGAALRDTTQVWIGDSMGELFGYYAAADLAFVGGSLLPLGGQNLIEPASVGVPVLFGPSMFNFADASTKALEAGAARQVADAGALVDTALALLADPALRQAMSQAARAFTMTHRGASERIVELIALGLERR; encoded by the coding sequence GTGATCTGGCGTGCCTTGTACAGTGGGTTGTGGACGCTGGCCACGCCCTTGATCCGGCGTTACCTGAAGAAGCGCGCACGGCAGGCGCCGGCCTACCTCGAACACTGGGACGAGCGTTTCGGCCGAGCGGTGACGCCGGCCGCGACCGGCGCGATCTGGGTGCATGCGGTGTCGGTCGGCGAGACGCGCGCCGCCTTGCCGCTGGTGGCGGCCCTGCGCCGGCGCTGGCCGGACGCGCCGCTGCTCGTCACCCAGATGACGCCGACCGGGCGCGCCACCGCGCGTTCGCTCTATCCCGACGCCGAAGTGCGTTACCTGCCCTACGATTACCCCGGTGCCGTGCGCGCCTTCTTGCGGAGCTACCGTCCGCGTTTCGGCGTGCTGATGGAGACCGAGCTGTGGCCCAACCTGATCCACGCCGCGCACGAGCAGGACGTGCCCTTGTTCCTGGCCAACGCGCGCTTGTCGGAAAAATCGCTCAAGGGCTATCGCAAGGTGGCCAGGCTGATGGCGCCGGCCTTGCGCCGGTTCCGTGCCATTGCTGCCCAAACAGCTGATGATGCTGGCCGTTTGCAGCAATTGGGCGCCGTTGACGTCGCCGTCTGCGGCAACACCAAGTACGACTTCGCCCCGCCCGAGGCGGCGCTGGCGCTGGGCGAGACGTTTCGCCAGCGCATTGGCGCGCGCCCGGTGCTGGTGTGCGCCAGCACGCGCGATGGCGAGGAGGCGCTGATCCTCGATGTCTGGCGCGCGGCCGGCGAGCGCGTCGGCGCCACCTTGCTGGTGATCGTGCCGCGTCATCCGGAACGTTTCGACCGCGTGGCGGAGCTGGCCGAGGCGACCGGTTTTACCGTGCAGCGCCGCAGCGACGGCGCCGCGCTGCGCGACACGACGCAGGTCTGGATCGGCGACAGCATGGGCGAGCTGTTCGGCTACTACGCCGCCGCTGACCTCGCCTTCGTCGGCGGCAGCCTGCTGCCTCTGGGCGGGCAGAACCTGATCGAACCGGCCAGCGTCGGCGTGCCGGTGCTGTTCGGGCCGTCGATGTTCAACTTCGCCGACGCCAGCACCAAGGCGCTCGAGGCCGGTGCCGCGCGGCAAGTGGCCGATGCCGGCGCGCTGGTCGACACGGCGCTAGCCTTGCTGGCCGACCCGGCCCTGCGCCAGGCCATGAGCCAGGCGGCGCGAGCATTCACCATGACCCACCGCGGCGCCAGCGAGCGCATCGTCGAGCTGATCGCGCTCGGCCTGGAGCGCCGCTGA